The following proteins come from a genomic window of Pseudomonas putida:
- a CDS encoding DUF692 family protein yields MFPAMLNIGLGLRRGLLPELLAMEAGAVDFLECAPENWIAVGGAYGKGLAQLAERFPVTCHGLSLSLGGSAPLDRHFLEQTRQFLDRYQVRLYSEHLSYCSDDGHLYDLMPIPFTDEAVRHVAGRIRQAQEQLERRIAVENISYYAAPYQAMSELDFIRAVLDEADCDLLLDVNNVYVNACNHGYDARQFLAGLPQARVTGMHVAGHYDEAPDLKVDTHGAAVKEDVWTLYATACARFGIRPTVLERDFNYPPLAELLAETARMRAVQCAAGGQADE; encoded by the coding sequence ATGTTTCCCGCAATGTTGAACATCGGGCTAGGCCTGCGTCGCGGCCTGTTGCCGGAACTGCTGGCCATGGAGGCGGGTGCAGTGGACTTTCTGGAGTGTGCGCCGGAAAACTGGATTGCCGTGGGCGGCGCCTACGGCAAGGGCCTGGCCCAGCTGGCGGAGCGCTTTCCTGTCACCTGTCATGGGTTGTCTTTATCGCTGGGTGGCAGCGCGCCGCTGGACCGCCATTTTCTTGAGCAGACCCGGCAGTTTCTCGACCGATACCAGGTGCGACTGTACAGCGAGCACCTGAGCTATTGCAGTGATGACGGGCACCTGTACGACCTGATGCCCATCCCGTTCACCGATGAAGCCGTACGCCATGTGGCCGGGCGCATACGCCAGGCTCAGGAGCAGCTGGAGCGGCGCATTGCCGTGGAGAACATCAGCTACTATGCCGCGCCGTATCAGGCGATGAGCGAACTCGACTTCATCCGGGCGGTGCTTGATGAAGCTGATTGTGACCTGCTGCTGGACGTCAACAACGTCTATGTCAACGCCTGCAACCATGGTTACGACGCCCGGCAATTTCTTGCAGGCCTACCCCAGGCGCGCGTGACCGGTATGCACGTTGCCGGGCATTACGATGAAGCGCCGGACCTCAAAGTGGATACCCACGGGGCCGCCGTGAAGGAAGATGTCTGGACGCTGTACGCCACCGCTTGTGCGCGTTTCGGCATACGGCCGACGGTGCTGGAGCGTGATTTCAACTACCCACCCTTGGCCGAACTGTTGGCCGAGACGGCGCGTATGCGTGCTGTGCAATGCGCTGCCGGAGGGCAAGCAGATGAATGA
- a CDS encoding EF-hand domain-containing protein: MTQAKNTLGLLGAALIGSMALSNSAFAVEPLAQGYQLASAKVAGEGKCGEGKCGGSGKASQSEGKCGEGKCGAGAGAKAGAEGKCGEGKCGDASFAKTDSNHDGKVSRDEFLAVAKDRARDFDTIDRNHDGFISEQEAADHLKAIYQANGKAMPDGLFSHLTGKP; the protein is encoded by the coding sequence ATGACTCAAGCAAAAAACACCCTCGGCTTGCTCGGCGCCGCCCTGATCGGCAGCATGGCATTGAGCAACAGTGCGTTCGCCGTCGAGCCGCTGGCCCAAGGTTACCAACTGGCTTCGGCCAAAGTGGCCGGCGAGGGCAAGTGCGGTGAAGGCAAGTGCGGCGGCAGCGGCAAGGCTTCCCAAAGCGAAGGCAAGTGCGGTGAGGGTAAATGCGGCGCCGGCGCCGGCGCCAAGGCCGGGGCTGAGGGCAAGTGTGGTGAAGGCAAGTGTGGCGACGCCTCGTTCGCCAAAACCGACAGCAATCACGATGGCAAGGTCTCGCGCGATGAGTTTTTGGCGGTGGCCAAGGACCGTGCCCGTGATTTCGACACGATCGACCGCAACCATGACGGTTTCATCTCCGAGCAGGAAGCGGCGGATCACCTCAAGGCGATTTATCAGGCCAATGGCAAGGCCATGCCTGATGGCTTGTTCAGCCACCTGACCGGCAAGCCCTGA
- a CDS encoding DUF4174 domain-containing protein, with translation MLVRSLTLATLLAVAGPLFAADSDAPLAKELGKTRPLVVIAPSSADPTLRGLNKALEDPATQAAFKERNLVLYSVANMMGKREDKNLEQQTTMALIRELKLGASKGTKVILVGKDGERHMLKDDDSGEAIDPQVIFKAVDELPASEKALAAPEPVAATPQAKAKDSKPAKPAAPPKPLED, from the coding sequence ATGCTTGTCCGGTCACTGACCCTCGCAACCTTGCTTGCTGTTGCCGGCCCCCTGTTTGCCGCAGACAGTGATGCGCCTCTAGCCAAGGAACTGGGCAAGACCAGACCATTGGTGGTTATCGCTCCCAGCAGTGCCGACCCGACGTTGCGAGGGTTGAACAAGGCGCTCGAGGACCCGGCCACCCAGGCAGCGTTCAAGGAGCGCAACCTTGTCCTGTACAGCGTCGCCAACATGATGGGCAAGCGGGAGGACAAGAACCTCGAGCAGCAGACCACAATGGCCCTGATTCGGGAACTGAAGCTGGGTGCGAGCAAGGGTACCAAGGTGATTCTGGTGGGCAAGGACGGTGAGCGGCACATGCTCAAGGACGACGACAGCGGCGAGGCCATCGACCCGCAGGTGATCTTCAAGGCGGTCGATGAACTGCCCGCCAGTGAAAAGGCACTGGCGGCGCCCGAGCCCGTAGCGGCGACCCCGCAAGCCAAGGCCAAGGACAGCAAGCCGGCCAAGCCCGCAGCCCCGCCCAAACCGCTGGAAGACTAA